One Natronomonas moolapensis 8.8.11 genomic region harbors:
- a CDS encoding ubiquitin-like small modifier protein 1, protein MEWRLFANLAEAAGSKRVDVDAGAGDTLGDAFEQLLRDHPSLEAIVLDDDGELEDHIRLLYNERDPLTDGEGFDTVLEAGDDLALFPPVSGGCRR, encoded by the coding sequence ATGGAATGGCGACTCTTCGCGAACCTCGCCGAGGCCGCCGGCTCGAAGCGCGTCGATGTCGATGCGGGCGCGGGCGATACGCTCGGGGACGCCTTCGAGCAGTTGCTCCGGGACCATCCCAGCCTCGAAGCGATCGTTCTCGACGACGACGGCGAACTCGAGGACCACATCCGCCTCCTGTACAACGAGCGCGATCCCCTCACCGACGGCGAGGGGTTCGACACCGTCCTCGAGGCCGGCGACGACCTCGCGCTGTTCCCGCCGGTGAGCGGCGGCTGTCGCCGGTGA
- the tgtA gene encoding tRNA guanosine(15) transglycosylase TgtA, protein MRECFEIRDTDGAGRIGELSVPRAGVTVETPALMPVINPHLRTVDPAALESDFGAEILITNGYILYQSEEFRERALNEGLADLYDFSGAIVTDSGSFQLSEYGEISVTNAEILEFQRDVGADVGTPIDIPTPPDAGRERAEDELETTKARLEAAESVDVGEMLLNAPIQGSTYPDLRASAAAHAYGTDLDVFPVGAVVPLMNGYRYAEMIEVVRAAKGGLGADAPVHLFGAGHPMMFALAAAAGCDLFDSAAYALYARDGRYLTVSGTDHLDDLEYFPCSCPVCADHTPAELRSVSETQRETLLARHNLHVSYRELRTVKQAIREGSLFELLERRARSHPAMVDGYRELLDDAAALERSDPVSKSAFFHLSADSARRPEVERHHDRLGRLSVDGDRVLLSAGGDNSRFDETWRLRAPFGPVPPALSDTYPLTAERPERLGRAGYEAAAEGVGRLAAANPDTEFAIAHWGWPDSALGRLPESVETLLLGPESEYSEGA, encoded by the coding sequence ATGCGCGAGTGCTTCGAGATCCGGGACACCGACGGGGCCGGACGGATCGGCGAGTTGTCCGTCCCCCGTGCGGGCGTGACCGTCGAGACGCCGGCGCTGATGCCGGTGATCAATCCGCACCTCCGGACCGTCGACCCCGCGGCGCTGGAGTCCGACTTCGGCGCGGAGATCCTCATCACCAACGGCTACATCCTTTATCAAAGCGAGGAGTTCCGCGAACGGGCGCTAAACGAGGGGCTGGCCGATCTCTACGACTTCTCGGGGGCAATCGTGACCGATTCGGGCTCGTTTCAGCTCTCGGAGTACGGCGAGATATCGGTGACGAACGCCGAGATCCTCGAGTTCCAACGCGACGTCGGTGCGGACGTCGGGACGCCGATCGATATCCCGACGCCGCCGGACGCGGGCCGCGAGCGGGCCGAGGACGAACTCGAGACGACCAAAGCCCGACTCGAGGCCGCCGAGTCCGTCGATGTCGGCGAGATGCTCCTCAACGCGCCGATCCAGGGGTCGACGTACCCCGATCTCCGGGCGTCCGCCGCCGCCCACGCCTACGGCACCGACCTCGACGTGTTCCCAGTCGGTGCCGTCGTCCCCCTGATGAACGGCTATCGCTACGCCGAGATGATCGAGGTCGTCCGGGCGGCCAAGGGCGGCCTCGGGGCCGACGCGCCCGTCCACCTCTTCGGGGCCGGCCACCCGATGATGTTCGCGCTGGCGGCCGCGGCCGGTTGCGACCTGTTCGATTCGGCGGCCTACGCGCTGTACGCCCGCGATGGCCGGTACCTGACCGTCTCGGGGACGGACCACCTCGACGACCTCGAGTACTTCCCGTGTTCGTGCCCGGTCTGTGCCGATCACACGCCCGCGGAACTCCGCTCCGTGTCCGAAACGCAGCGCGAGACGCTGCTCGCCCGCCACAACCTCCACGTCAGCTACCGCGAACTCCGGACGGTCAAGCAGGCGATCCGGGAGGGGAGTCTCTTCGAGTTGCTCGAGCGCCGGGCTCGGAGCCACCCCGCAATGGTCGACGGCTACCGCGAACTGCTCGACGACGCCGCGGCGCTCGAACGGTCCGACCCGGTCTCGAAGTCGGCGTTCTTTCATCTCTCGGCCGATTCGGCCCGCCGCCCCGAGGTCGAAAGACACCACGACCGCCTCGGGCGGCTGTCCGTCGACGGCGACCGGGTGTTGCTCTCGGCGGGCGGAGACAACAGCCGCTTCGACGAAACCTGGCGGCTCCGGGCACCGTTCGGGCCGGTCCCACCCGCGCTCTCGGATACGTACCCGCTGACGGCCGAGCGCCCCGAGCGCCTCGGGCGGGCGGGCTACGAGGCGGCCGCCGAAGGCGTCGGACGGCTGGCCGCGGCGAACCCGGACACCGAATTCGCCATCGCCCACTGGGGGTGGCCGGACTCGGCACTCGGCCGGCTTCCGGAAAGCGTCGAGACGCTGTTGCTCGGCCCGGAGAGCGAGTACTCCGAGGGCGCCTGA